The proteins below are encoded in one region of Portunus trituberculatus isolate SZX2019 chromosome 17, ASM1759143v1, whole genome shotgun sequence:
- the LOC123505191 gene encoding Parkinson disease protein 7-like, translated as MAEKTALVLLAEGAEEMEAVISIDVLRRGGVKVTVGGIDGSGSVLCSRDVVMLPDMSLEEAVAKGPYDAVVIPGGLKGAENIAQSATVKSLLEEQEKAGRVIGAICAAPAVSLAGIGIGQGKKMTCYPALKDKLTGSGKHTFEDKKVVIDGQFITSQGPGTAFDFGLALVEKLVDSEKRAATAKAMLLQ; from the exons ATGGCGGAAAAGACTGCCCTGGTTCTTCTGGCAGAGGGAGCCGAGGAAATGGAGGCCGTCATTTCCATTGACGTGCTGAGGAGGGGTGGA GTTAAGGTAACAGTTGGTGGCATtgatggcagtggtagtgtGCTGTGCAGTAGGGATGTGGTGATGCTGCCTGACATGTCCCTGGAGGAGGCTGTGGCAAAGGGTCCTTATGATGCTGTAGTTATTCCAGGAGGATTGAAGGGAGCTGAAAATATTGCTCAG AGTGCAACTGTGAAATCTCTGttagaagagcaagaaaaagccGGGAGGGTGATTGGTGCTATTTGTGCAG CTCCTGCAGTTAGTTTGGCTGGTATTGGCATTggacagggaaagaaaatgacatgCTATCCTGCCCTCAAGGACAAGCTGACAGGATCTGGGAAACATACTTTTGAGGATAAGAAAGTCGTCATTGATG GTCAGTTCATCACATCCCAGGGACCTGGAACAGCTTTTGACTTTGGACTTGCTCTGGTGGAGAAGTTGGTAGATTCTGAAAAGAGAGCAGCTACTGCCAAGGCAATGCTGCTTCAGTAG